In one Methylobacterium sp. SyP6R genomic region, the following are encoded:
- a CDS encoding IS630 family transposase — MPRPLPAVNLSPAERGALEKWAERRKTAQGLATRARILLLADEGASNKAIAADLALDPATVSKWRNRFLRDRVEGLYDQPRSGAPRRIDDDAVEALVLDTLERRPEGATHWSSRLIAKRHGLSHTSVQRIWHAFGLKPHRTKTFKLSTDPDFVGKVRDIVGLYLDPPTRAVVLCVDEKSQIQALDRSQPVVPLQPGDIERRTHDYKRHGTTSLFAALDIATGRVIGQCQPRHRASEFLTFLDTIEVNVPTDLDVHLVMDNYATHTTPEVREWLARRPRWQVHHTPTSASWLNQIERFFALLTEREIRRGVYRSVEDLEQAINAFLKAHNADPKPFRWTKSAEQIIASVERFCLRTAQLADT, encoded by the coding sequence ATGCCTCGTCCCCTGCCTGCGGTCAACCTGAGCCCGGCCGAGCGCGGCGCCCTGGAGAAATGGGCGGAGCGTCGCAAGACCGCGCAAGGCCTGGCCACGCGTGCCCGCATCCTGCTGCTGGCCGACGAGGGCGCCTCCAACAAAGCCATCGCGGCCGATCTCGCCCTCGATCCGGCGACTGTCAGCAAGTGGCGCAACCGCTTCCTGCGCGACCGCGTCGAGGGGCTCTACGATCAACCCCGCAGCGGCGCTCCCCGTCGCATCGACGATGACGCGGTCGAGGCCCTCGTGCTCGACACCCTGGAACGCAGGCCCGAGGGCGCCACGCACTGGAGTTCGCGCCTGATCGCCAAACGCCACGGCCTCTCCCACACCAGCGTCCAGCGCATCTGGCACGCCTTCGGGCTCAAGCCGCACCGCACCAAGACCTTCAAGCTCTCCACCGACCCCGACTTCGTCGGCAAGGTCCGTGATATCGTCGGGCTCTACCTCGATCCGCCGACCCGTGCCGTCGTGCTGTGTGTCGACGAGAAGAGCCAGATCCAGGCGCTCGATCGGTCGCAGCCCGTGGTACCGCTCCAGCCGGGCGACATCGAGCGGCGCACCCACGACTACAAGCGCCATGGCACGACGTCCCTGTTCGCCGCGCTCGACATCGCCACCGGGCGGGTGATCGGGCAGTGCCAGCCGCGCCATCGCGCCAGCGAGTTCCTCACCTTCCTCGACACGATCGAGGTCAACGTGCCCACCGATCTCGACGTGCATCTGGTGATGGACAACTACGCCACCCACACCACGCCCGAGGTGCGGGAGTGGCTGGCACGCCGGCCGCGCTGGCAGGTGCATCACACGCCCACCAGCGCCTCCTGGCTCAATCAGATCGAACGCTTCTTCGCCCTGCTGACCGAGCGTGAAATCCGGCGCGGCGTCTATCGCAGCGTCGAGGACCTGGAGCAGGCGATCAACGCCTTCCTGAAAGCGCACAACGCCGATCCCAAGCCGTTTCGTTGGACCAAGTCCGCCGAACAGATCATCGCCTCGGTCGAGCGCTTCTGCCTCCGAACCGCGCAGCTCGCGGACACATAA
- a CDS encoding efflux RND transporter periplasmic adaptor subunit — translation MTPSPILRGLHRSAVTAALLLAGQILAGQARADAPTPTAKDTTKDDARPAAPETKPAPPPGAPAQVRVVTAALAPVSAEVVLTGDIQAKFSSNIAFRVSGKIQERLVEVGEHVTADQVLARLEPQEQQVNVDTAQAALASAEALLTQAKVSFERQQSLMRSGYTTRTAYDQAEQTLRTTQASVESAKAALGNAREQFSYTELKTGVAGMITARNAEAGQVVQSGQTVFTLAQDGPRDAVFIVSETLLAEPPEGKTIDIILLSDPRIRTTGTVREISPAVDPSSGGVRVKIGLSKVPPEMSLGSTVAGLGRFRARQAVSLPWSALFRWQDRPAVWVLDPGSGTVAPKTVTIDRYAGSAIVLSDGIEPGERVVTAGIQLLRPGQTVAVVGEDGR, via the coding sequence ATGACACCCAGCCCGATCCTCCGGGGCCTCCACCGCTCGGCCGTGACGGCCGCCCTGCTCCTCGCGGGGCAAATCCTCGCGGGCCAAGCCCGCGCCGATGCGCCCACCCCCACGGCCAAGGACACGACCAAGGACGATGCGCGGCCTGCGGCGCCTGAGACGAAGCCCGCGCCGCCTCCCGGCGCGCCCGCCCAGGTCCGGGTCGTCACCGCGGCGCTCGCCCCGGTCTCGGCCGAGGTCGTGCTGACCGGCGACATCCAGGCCAAGTTCTCGAGCAACATCGCCTTCCGGGTCAGCGGCAAGATCCAGGAGCGCCTGGTCGAGGTCGGCGAGCACGTCACCGCCGACCAGGTGCTGGCGCGGCTCGAGCCGCAGGAGCAGCAGGTCAACGTCGACACCGCGCAGGCGGCGCTCGCCTCGGCCGAGGCCCTGCTGACCCAGGCGAAGGTGAGCTTCGAGCGGCAGCAATCGCTGATGCGCAGCGGCTATACCACCCGCACCGCCTACGACCAGGCCGAGCAGACCCTGCGCACCACCCAGGCCTCGGTGGAATCCGCCAAGGCGGCTCTGGGCAATGCCCGCGAGCAATTCTCCTATACCGAGCTGAAGACCGGGGTCGCCGGCATGATCACGGCGCGCAACGCCGAGGCCGGCCAGGTGGTGCAGTCGGGCCAGACGGTGTTCACCCTGGCCCAGGACGGGCCGCGCGACGCGGTGTTCATCGTCTCCGAGACACTGCTCGCCGAGCCGCCGGAGGGCAAGACGATCGACATCATCCTCCTGTCCGACCCGCGGATACGCACCACCGGCACGGTGCGGGAGATCTCGCCGGCGGTCGATCCGTCGTCCGGCGGCGTGCGGGTGAAGATCGGACTCTCCAAGGTCCCGCCCGAGATGTCGCTCGGGTCCACCGTGGCGGGCCTCGGCCGCTTCCGCGCCCGGCAGGCGGTCAGCCTGCCCTGGAGCGCGCTGTTTCGCTGGCAGGACCGGCCGGCGGTCTGGGTGCTCGATCCGGGCAGCGGCACCGTCGCACCGAAGACCGTGACCATCGACCGCTACGCCGGCTCGGCCATCGTCCTGTCGGACGGCATCGAGCCGGGCGAGCGGGTGGTGACGGCCGGGATCCAGCTCCTGCGCCCCGGCCAGACGGTCGCGGTGGTCGGGGAGGACGGACGGTGA
- a CDS encoding TetR/AcrR family transcriptional regulator has translation MAVAGQRRRRKEERPGEIVQAAFEEFARSGFAATKLDDVAARAGITKGTIYLYFPSKEDLFLATMHEMSRPSREHLAALTAAPEGSAMAILRTHFAFEYAQMVEDRRTREIIRMLLAEVSRFPDLVERWRAEVIGPEVEALRRVVRYGIARGEFRASAAEEFPHLLFAPVIMACTWRLMFGDDHALDGAAYLAGHLDLLERGLVRGEGDLAPNPPPSAG, from the coding sequence ATGGCAGTGGCGGGACAGCGCCGGCGGCGCAAGGAGGAGCGGCCCGGCGAGATCGTGCAGGCGGCGTTCGAGGAATTCGCCCGCAGCGGCTTCGCGGCGACCAAGCTCGACGACGTGGCGGCCCGCGCCGGCATCACCAAGGGCACGATCTACCTGTACTTCCCGAGCAAGGAGGACCTGTTCCTCGCCACCATGCACGAGATGAGCCGCCCGTCGCGGGAGCATCTGGCGGCGCTCACCGCGGCGCCGGAGGGCTCCGCCATGGCGATCCTGCGCACCCATTTCGCCTTCGAATACGCCCAGATGGTCGAGGACCGGCGCACCCGCGAGATCATCCGGATGCTGCTCGCCGAGGTCAGCCGCTTCCCCGACCTCGTCGAGCGCTGGCGCGCCGAGGTGATCGGCCCGGAGGTGGAGGCCTTGCGCCGGGTCGTCCGCTACGGGATCGCGCGGGGCGAGTTCCGCGCCTCCGCCGCCGAGGAATTCCCCCACCTGCTCTTCGCCCCGGTCATCATGGCCTGCACCTGGCGGCTGATGTTCGGCGACGACCACGCCCTGGACGGCGCGGCCTACCTGGCCGGGCACCTGGACCTGCTGGAGCGGGGATTGGTGCGGGGGGAGGGGGACTTGGCTCCAAACCCTCCCCCCTCTGCGGGCTAG
- a CDS encoding DUF1007 family protein, with the protein MLRPSRLLAGLLAGLLPAALAAATPALAHPHVWITTRAELDYGPDGALRAVRHAWTFDPTYSAFAIQGLGQSPAGPINPAALAALARDNAENLAEQGYFTLLKVNGRKQDLGTATDPAMTFADGQLTLRFTVPLKAPLAGTASLEVYDPTYFVAFSLAEGDDVATLKGAPAGCRATAHRPKTAAPAPAATGMSEAFFEAMTAASTYGVQFANRIVVAC; encoded by the coding sequence ATGCTGCGCCCGTCCCGTCTGCTCGCCGGTCTCCTGGCCGGTCTTCTGCCTGCGGCTCTCGCCGCGGCGACGCCGGCGCTCGCCCATCCCCATGTCTGGATCACCACCCGGGCCGAACTCGATTACGGGCCGGACGGGGCCTTGCGGGCGGTGCGGCACGCCTGGACCTTCGATCCGACCTATTCCGCCTTCGCGATCCAGGGCCTCGGCCAGTCGCCGGCCGGGCCGATCAACCCGGCGGCGCTGGCGGCGCTCGCCCGCGACAATGCCGAGAACCTGGCCGAGCAGGGCTACTTCACGCTGCTGAAGGTCAATGGCCGCAAGCAGGATCTCGGCACCGCGACCGATCCGGCGATGACCTTCGCGGACGGGCAGCTCACCCTGCGCTTCACCGTGCCGCTCAAGGCGCCTCTGGCCGGCACCGCCTCGCTCGAGGTCTACGACCCGACCTACTTCGTCGCCTTCAGCCTCGCCGAGGGCGACGACGTCGCGACGCTCAAGGGCGCCCCGGCCGGCTGCCGCGCCACCGCCCACCGGCCGAAGACGGCCGCGCCGGCACCCGCCGCCACCGGCATGTCGGAGGCGTTCTTCGAGGCGATGACCGCCGCCTCGACCTACGGGGTGCAATTCGCCAACCGGATCGTCGTCGCATGCTGA
- a CDS encoding nickel/cobalt transporter, which translates to MLTALSLNPPSRTLQRLGLAALAVLAAAALLAALLGILAPGFRAPPRSPFGIGFREAAPTGATSLGAWLLAMQAGFSRALQAAVSAVKAGRDGTLTLVGLGFAYGVLHAAGPGHGKAVIAGYLMAGERALRRGFALSLLAALLQAVVALALVGGGAVLLRMTASGLNQAGTMIETASFACVALLGAAVTWRKAGQLARLLNREAGPACGSDCGHAGLADGAKVERLTTWREQAGVVFAAGTRPCAGAVLVLVFALSQGILWAGIAATLAMALGTAITTGVLAALAVFAKALALRLAGGRGQGGAIAVGVLELWAAAFVLVLGAGLLSGWAASAF; encoded by the coding sequence ATGCTGACCGCGCTCAGCCTCAATCCCCCTTCCCGCACCCTCCAGCGCTTAGGGCTTGCCGCCCTCGCGGTGCTGGCGGCCGCCGCACTGCTGGCGGCCCTGCTCGGCATCCTGGCGCCGGGCTTCCGGGCTCCGCCGCGCTCGCCCTTCGGCATCGGCTTTCGCGAGGCGGCGCCCACCGGCGCCACCAGCCTCGGGGCCTGGCTGCTCGCCATGCAGGCGGGTTTCTCCCGGGCGCTCCAGGCGGCGGTGTCGGCGGTGAAGGCCGGGCGCGACGGCACCCTGACCCTCGTCGGCCTCGGCTTCGCCTACGGTGTGCTGCACGCCGCCGGGCCCGGCCATGGCAAGGCGGTGATCGCCGGCTACCTCATGGCCGGCGAACGGGCGTTGCGTCGCGGTTTCGCCCTGAGCCTGCTCGCCGCCCTGCTGCAGGCGGTCGTCGCCCTGGCGCTGGTCGGCGGCGGCGCGGTCCTGCTGCGGATGACCGCGTCCGGCCTCAACCAGGCCGGAACGATGATCGAGACCGCGAGCTTCGCCTGCGTGGCCTTGCTCGGGGCGGCGGTGACCTGGCGCAAGGCTGGGCAGCTCGCCCGGCTCCTCAACCGCGAGGCCGGACCGGCCTGCGGATCCGATTGCGGCCATGCGGGTCTTGCCGACGGAGCCAAGGTGGAGCGCCTGACGACCTGGCGCGAGCAGGCCGGCGTGGTCTTCGCCGCCGGCACGCGGCCTTGCGCCGGCGCGGTGCTGGTGCTGGTCTTCGCCCTCTCGCAAGGCATCCTGTGGGCCGGCATCGCCGCCACCCTGGCGATGGCGCTCGGCACCGCGATCACCACCGGCGTGCTGGCGGCGCTCGCGGTCTTCGCCAAGGCGCTGGCCCTGCGGCTCGCCGGCGGCCGCGGCCAGGGCGGGGCGATCGCGGTCGGCGTCCTCGAATTGTGGGCCGCCGCCTTCGTGCTGGTGCTGGGCGCCGGGCTGCTCTCCGGCTGGGCCGCGAGCGCCTTCTAG
- a CDS encoding efflux RND transporter periplasmic adaptor subunit — translation MKHVPALAILVLLAACQEKKAEAPPPVRPVLTTRVEVRTAETFGPFAGTVEPRYQTQAGFRVPGRMVARDVYVGDLVPRGARLAALDPTVLQFAVTRARADVTDAEAQLANANAVEGRQRTLFDGGNVTQAALDSAVATRDTAAARLAQARAALQKATDELGYATLKADVDGVVTAWSAEVGQVVSAGQAVVTLARPDIREAVVDIPDGLMAGIKAGTEFTVTLQAAPTITAKGRVREIGPLADPATRTRRVRMTLTDPPEAFRLGTTITVALARATPPRITLPATALLREESRTSVWVVAPDGKSVARRDVAVVPPADTAPRADDAVTLSDGLKAGETVVVAGVHSLKDGQAVRLADSGL, via the coding sequence GTGAAACACGTCCCCGCCCTCGCCATCCTCGTCCTTCTCGCCGCCTGCCAGGAGAAGAAGGCCGAGGCACCGCCGCCGGTGCGCCCGGTGCTCACCACCCGCGTCGAGGTCCGCACCGCCGAGACCTTCGGCCCCTTCGCCGGCACGGTCGAGCCGCGCTACCAGACGCAAGCCGGGTTCCGGGTGCCGGGCCGGATGGTCGCCCGCGACGTCTATGTCGGCGACCTCGTGCCCAGGGGCGCCCGGCTCGCCGCCCTCGATCCCACCGTGCTGCAATTCGCCGTCACCCGGGCCCGGGCCGACGTCACCGACGCGGAGGCGCAGCTCGCCAACGCCAATGCCGTCGAGGGGCGCCAGCGCACCCTGTTCGACGGCGGCAACGTCACCCAGGCCGCCCTCGATTCGGCGGTCGCCACCCGCGACACCGCCGCGGCGCGCCTCGCCCAGGCCAGGGCCGCCCTCCAGAAGGCGACCGACGAGCTCGGCTACGCCACCCTGAAGGCCGATGTCGACGGGGTGGTGACCGCCTGGAGCGCCGAGGTCGGGCAGGTGGTGAGCGCCGGCCAGGCCGTGGTGACGCTCGCTCGCCCCGACATCCGCGAGGCGGTGGTCGACATCCCGGACGGGCTGATGGCCGGCATCAAGGCCGGCACCGAGTTCACCGTGACGCTCCAGGCCGCCCCGACCATCACCGCCAAGGGCCGGGTGCGCGAGATCGGGCCGCTCGCCGACCCGGCGACCCGCACCCGCCGGGTGCGCATGACCCTGACCGATCCGCCGGAAGCGTTCCGGCTGGGCACCACCATCACGGTGGCTTTGGCGCGCGCCACACCGCCCCGCATCACCCTGCCGGCCACCGCCCTCCTGCGGGAGGAGAGCCGCACCAGCGTCTGGGTCGTCGCACCGGACGGCAAATCGGTCGCCCGCCGCGACGTCGCGGTGGTCCCGCCCGCCGACACCGCGCCCCGCGCCGACGATGCGGTGACCCTGAGCGACGGCCTGAAGGCCGGCGAGACCGTGGTGGTGGCGGGCGTCCACAGCCTGAAGGACGGACAGGCGGTGCGCCTCGCCGACTCCGGTCTCTGA
- a CDS encoding MBL fold metallo-hydrolase, whose amino-acid sequence MTTRGPLMEAGLTFRFWGVRGSTCASGPEFVEFGGHTPCVEVRCGERLFVIDAGTGINAFGVHHRDRLPQRIDLLLSHLHLDHVGGLPFMKPAVLNPACEIHTWCGNLDGASAAEPLDRLFSPPLFPITLDMFPARFVHHGFKAGESLTFPDGAVVDTIPLEHPQGATGYRFRHGGRTACYISDLEHSEPWPDPALLDFVRGADLVVYDGMFTQGEYPACRGWGHSTWQKGVELCRAGNVGRLAIVHLYPQHTDALLRELEVQMQAEMPGAFVARERQEISFASVAVAASPRRRRARVAAVA is encoded by the coding sequence ATGACAACGAGGGGTCCTCTCATGGAAGCCGGCCTGACGTTCCGGTTCTGGGGCGTCAGGGGGTCGACCTGCGCCTCCGGTCCGGAATTCGTGGAATTCGGCGGGCATACCCCCTGCGTGGAAGTTCGCTGCGGCGAGCGGCTGTTCGTGATCGATGCCGGCACCGGCATCAACGCCTTCGGCGTCCATCATCGCGACCGGCTGCCCCAGCGGATCGACCTGCTGCTGAGCCACCTCCACCTCGACCATGTCGGCGGCCTGCCGTTCATGAAGCCGGCGGTGCTGAACCCGGCCTGCGAGATCCACACCTGGTGCGGCAACCTCGACGGGGCGAGCGCGGCCGAGCCCCTCGACCGGCTGTTCTCGCCGCCGCTCTTCCCGATCACCCTCGACATGTTCCCCGCCCGCTTCGTGCATCACGGGTTCAAGGCCGGCGAGAGCCTGACCTTCCCGGACGGCGCGGTGGTCGACACCATCCCGCTCGAGCATCCCCAGGGCGCCACCGGCTACCGCTTCCGCCATGGCGGCCGCACCGCCTGCTACATCAGCGACCTCGAACATTCCGAGCCCTGGCCCGACCCGGCCCTGCTCGATTTCGTGCGCGGCGCCGATCTCGTTGTCTACGACGGGATGTTCACGCAGGGCGAGTACCCGGCCTGTCGCGGCTGGGGCCACTCGACCTGGCAGAAGGGCGTGGAACTGTGCCGCGCCGGCAATGTCGGGCGGCTCGCCATCGTGCATCTCTATCCGCAGCACACCGACGCGCTGCTGCGCGAGCTGGAGGTGCAGATGCAGGCCGAGATGCCCGGCGCCTTCGTGGCCCGCGAGCGCCAGGAGATCAGCTTCGCCTCCGTGGCGGTGGCGGCGAGCCCGCGGCGGCGCCGCGCGCGGGTCGCGGCGGTGGCCTAG
- a CDS encoding efflux RND transporter permease subunit, with translation MKSFNLSEWALSHRSFVWFLMVVAIVAGAMSYRKLGREEDPAFAIKTMVVQAVWPGATISDTLDQVTDRIEKELQQIGAVDYTRSYTTPGQATVFVNLRDTTPPQTIPWLFYQVRKRLGDIKGTFPQGMQGPFFNDEFGDVYGNVYAFTADGLSMRQLRDYVETVRTRIIKVPSIGKTQIIGAQNEVIYLGFSTRKLAGLGVDVQSLIKTLQAQNAVAPSGVIQAGPERVSVRVGGQFTDENSLKAINLRVNDRFFRLSDVAEIERGYTDPPEALFRYNGRPAIGLAIAMQQSGNLLEFGEALKSRMRQVEAELPVGVGIHLVSDQPRIVEEAVGGFTKALVEAVVIVLVVSFLSLGMRAGLVVSFSIPLVLAIVFVIMEVMGVTLQRISLGALIIALGLLVDDAMITVEMMVARLEAGDSLHKAATFAYTSTAFPMLTGTLVTVAGFLPIGFNGSAAGEYTYSLFVVIAASLLVSWVVAVLFAPLIGVKILPKTMKGHHEKPSRLLNGFRALLLPAMRFRWVTVASCVGLLGLAVVGMGHVQQQFFPASDRPEVLVDMTLPQNASISETKAQMDRFELALKGDPEIKRWSSYVGQGAIRFYLPLDQQLSNAFFGQIVIETVSLEARDRTMARLNALARRDFVGTDVFIHPLDLGPPVGRPIQYRISGPDLQVVRAQALKLANLVAQNPHVGLPTFDWNEPGKVLRVEILQDKARQLGVTSQDIAGILNGVVGGTTITQVRDAIYLVDVVGRAQGPERRSVDTLQSLQVPTAGGATVPLLAFAKIHYDLEQPIVWRRDRMPTITVRASITDTTQPPTVVDALAPAMAQFRSELPDGYDVATGGAVEEAAKGQGPIAAVVPVMLLVMAFFLMVQLQSVQKLFLVSSVAPLGLIGVVAALLPSGAPMGFVAILGILALIGIIIRNAVILVTQIDEFEAEGMNPWDAVVEATCHRMRPILLTAAAASLGMIPIAREVFWGPMAYAMIGGIIAATFLTLFFLPALYVGWYRIRPQKKGEAHVQAGA, from the coding sequence ATGAAGTCGTTCAACCTCTCCGAATGGGCGCTGTCGCACCGCTCCTTCGTCTGGTTCCTGATGGTGGTGGCGATCGTCGCCGGCGCGATGTCGTACCGCAAGCTCGGCCGCGAGGAGGACCCGGCCTTCGCGATCAAGACCATGGTGGTGCAGGCGGTGTGGCCCGGCGCCACGATCAGCGACACCCTCGACCAGGTCACCGACCGGATCGAGAAGGAGCTGCAGCAGATTGGCGCGGTCGACTACACAAGGAGCTACACCACGCCCGGCCAGGCGACGGTGTTCGTGAACCTGCGCGACACCACCCCGCCGCAGACGATCCCGTGGCTGTTCTACCAGGTCCGCAAGCGCCTCGGCGACATCAAGGGCACCTTCCCGCAGGGCATGCAGGGCCCGTTCTTCAACGACGAGTTCGGCGACGTCTACGGCAACGTCTACGCCTTCACGGCGGACGGGCTGTCGATGCGCCAGCTGCGGGATTACGTCGAGACGGTCCGCACCCGGATCATCAAGGTGCCGAGCATCGGCAAGACCCAGATCATCGGCGCCCAGAACGAGGTGATCTATCTCGGCTTCTCGACCCGCAAGCTCGCCGGCCTCGGCGTCGACGTGCAGTCGCTGATCAAGACCCTGCAGGCCCAGAACGCGGTGGCGCCCTCGGGCGTGATCCAGGCCGGGCCGGAGCGGGTCTCGGTCCGGGTCGGCGGCCAGTTCACCGACGAGAACAGCCTGAAGGCGATCAACCTGCGGGTCAACGACCGCTTCTTCCGCCTCTCGGACGTCGCCGAGATCGAGCGCGGCTACACCGACCCGCCCGAGGCGCTCTTCCGCTACAACGGCCGGCCGGCGATCGGCCTCGCCATCGCCATGCAGCAGAGCGGCAACCTGCTCGAATTCGGCGAGGCCCTGAAGTCCCGCATGCGCCAGGTCGAGGCGGAACTCCCCGTCGGCGTCGGCATCCACCTCGTCTCGGACCAGCCCAGGATCGTCGAGGAGGCGGTCGGCGGCTTCACCAAGGCCCTCGTCGAGGCGGTCGTGATCGTGCTCGTGGTCTCGTTCCTGAGCCTCGGGATGCGGGCCGGCCTCGTGGTGTCGTTCTCGATCCCGCTGGTGCTCGCCATCGTGTTCGTCATCATGGAGGTGATGGGGGTCACGCTGCAACGCATCTCGCTCGGCGCCCTCATCATTGCCCTCGGCCTCCTCGTCGACGACGCGATGATCACCGTCGAGATGATGGTGGCGCGGCTGGAGGCCGGGGACAGCCTGCACAAGGCCGCGACCTTCGCCTACACCTCCACCGCCTTCCCGATGCTCACCGGCACGCTCGTCACCGTGGCGGGCTTCCTGCCGATCGGCTTCAACGGCTCGGCGGCGGGCGAGTACACCTACTCGCTGTTCGTGGTGATCGCGGCCTCGCTCCTCGTCTCCTGGGTGGTGGCGGTTTTGTTCGCGCCGCTCATCGGCGTGAAGATCCTGCCGAAGACCATGAAGGGCCACCACGAGAAGCCGAGCCGCCTGCTCAACGGCTTCAGGGCCCTGCTGCTGCCGGCGATGCGCTTCCGCTGGGTGACGGTCGCTTCCTGCGTCGGCCTGCTCGGGCTCGCGGTGGTCGGCATGGGCCACGTCCAGCAGCAATTCTTCCCGGCCTCCGACCGGCCCGAGGTGCTGGTCGACATGACCCTGCCGCAGAACGCCAGCATCAGTGAGACCAAGGCGCAGATGGACCGGTTCGAGCTGGCCCTGAAGGGCGACCCCGAGATCAAGCGCTGGAGCTCCTATGTCGGCCAGGGCGCGATCCGCTTCTACCTGCCCCTCGACCAGCAGCTCTCCAACGCCTTCTTCGGCCAGATCGTGATCGAGACCGTGTCGCTGGAGGCCCGCGACCGCACCATGGCGCGGCTCAACGCGCTCGCCCGGCGCGACTTCGTCGGCACCGACGTGTTCATCCATCCCCTCGACCTCGGCCCCCCGGTCGGTCGGCCGATCCAGTACCGCATCAGCGGCCCCGACCTGCAGGTGGTGCGGGCGCAGGCGCTGAAACTCGCCAACCTGGTGGCGCAGAACCCGCATGTCGGCCTGCCGACCTTCGACTGGAACGAGCCCGGCAAGGTCCTGCGGGTCGAGATCCTGCAGGACAAGGCGCGCCAGCTCGGCGTGACCTCGCAGGACATCGCCGGCATCCTCAACGGTGTCGTCGGCGGCACCACGATCACCCAGGTCCGCGACGCGATCTACCTCGTCGACGTGGTCGGCCGGGCGCAGGGGCCGGAGCGCCGCTCCGTCGACACGCTCCAGAGCCTGCAGGTGCCGACCGCCGGCGGCGCCACCGTGCCGCTGCTCGCCTTCGCCAAGATCCATTACGACCTCGAACAGCCGATCGTCTGGCGCCGGGACCGGATGCCGACCATCACGGTGCGCGCCTCGATCACCGACACGACCCAGCCGCCGACGGTCGTCGACGCGCTCGCCCCCGCCATGGCGCAGTTCCGCTCCGAGCTGCCGGACGGCTACGACGTCGCGACCGGCGGCGCCGTGGAGGAGGCCGCGAAGGGCCAGGGCCCGATCGCCGCGGTGGTGCCGGTGATGCTGCTGGTGATGGCCTTCTTCCTGATGGTGCAGCTCCAGAGCGTCCAGAAGCTCTTCCTCGTCTCGAGCGTGGCGCCGCTCGGCCTCATCGGCGTCGTCGCGGCCCTTCTGCCGTCGGGCGCCCCGATGGGCTTCGTGGCGATCCTCGGCATCCTGGCGCTGATCGGCATCATCATCCGCAACGCCGTGATCCTAGTGACCCAGATCGACGAGTTCGAGGCCGAGGGCATGAATCCCTGGGACGCGGTGGTGGAGGCGACCTGCCACCGCATGCGCCCGATCCTGCTCACCGCGGCCGCCGCGAGCCTCGGCATGATCCCGATCGCCCGCGAGGTCTTCTGGGGGCCGATGGCCTACGCGATGATCGGCGGCATCATCGCGGCGACCTTCCTGACCCTGTTCTTCCTGCCGGCGCTCTATGTCGGCTGGTACCGGATCCGGCCGCAGAAGAAGGGCGAGGCGCACGTGCAGGCCGGGGCGTGA